Proteins encoded in a region of the Ornithodoros turicata isolate Travis chromosome 3, ASM3712646v1, whole genome shotgun sequence genome:
- the LOC135388106 gene encoding uncharacterized protein LOC135388106 isoform X2 codes for MQTAKSIHPNRIFEMDGHFSPIRRRRPYSDVLFRTNKVFRMYAEDQGEYIELATGDTPIPSMPDTPPEDTALCVRLSEVRSLAAPPTPQASTQTKKEDFDRAMQMKSCQTTPISPPATRTVLASPGRTVVASTPSSYSERFSEDPPTVPESRDHANRSAEMPQLIRAEHQADVPAHPSTQPGEPYNRSRKRLATPSTTSSLAERKATADLEILIAQRRKVESELKKLELDRRKVAAETLLLTEEVYRCEEERKKLRAEADFFLQEKLRSEEEGRKAAAKATLLLEHKNFYVEQQKTEMVRRRMLLLELKKVKQDFNLLR; via the exons ATGCAAACAGCTAAG TCCATACACCCCAACCGTATATTTGAAATGGACGGACACTTCTCACCTATTCGCCGAAGACGACCATACTCAGACGTCTTGTTTCGAACGAACAAAGTTTTCCg CATGTATGCAGAAGATCAAGGCGAATACATAGAACTGGCAACGGGAGACACTCCCATCCCTTCAATGCCAGACACTCCACCAGAAGACACGGCGTTGTGCGTTCGTCTCAGCGAGGTCCGATCCCTCGCTGCTCCGCCCACACCGCAGGCGTCGACCCAGACCAAGAAAGAAGACTTCGACAGAGCCATGCAAATGAAGTCCTGCCAAACGACACCTATTTCACCACCTGCCACAAGGACAGTCCTAGCAAGTCCTGGAAGGACAGTCGTGGCATCTACGCCGTCAAGCTATTCCGAACGATTCAGCGAAGATCCCCCAACCGTTCCCGAGTCCCGTGACCACGCGAACCGAAGTGCAGAAATGCCGCAGCTTATTCGAGCGGAACATCAAGCTGATGTCCCAGCACATCCTTCGACCCAACCAGGGGAACCTTACAATAGATCCCGCAAGCGTTTAGCGACCCCGTCAACGACATCGTCGCTCGCAGAGCGCAAGGCTACGGCCGATTTAGAGATCCTGATTGCGCAGCGGAGAAAAGTTGAGTCCGAGTTGAAGAAGCTAGAACTTGACAGACGTAAGGTTGCGGCTGAAACGTTACTGCTCACTGAAGAGGTATACAGGTGcgaagaagaaaggaagaaactCAGGGCTGAGGCCGACTTCTTCCTCCAGGAGAAGCTGAGGTCTGAAGAGGAAGGCAGGAAAGCAGCAGCGAAGGCCACTCTACTTTTGGAACACAAGAATTTTTATGTGGAACAGCAGAAGACTGAGATGGTACGACgaagaatgcttctgctggaaCTCAAGAAGGTGAAGCAAGACTTCAATCTTCTTCGGTGA
- the LOC135388106 gene encoding uncharacterized protein LOC135388106 isoform X1 — MEYRRCILPWPYLRPYFECITESENNLHVQCKLCLPKEKYLSVGKSSNSNLRKHVRSIHPNRIFEMDGHFSPIRRRRPYSDVLFRTNKVFRMYAEDQGEYIELATGDTPIPSMPDTPPEDTALCVRLSEVRSLAAPPTPQASTQTKKEDFDRAMQMKSCQTTPISPPATRTVLASPGRTVVASTPSSYSERFSEDPPTVPESRDHANRSAEMPQLIRAEHQADVPAHPSTQPGEPYNRSRKRLATPSTTSSLAERKATADLEILIAQRRKVESELKKLELDRRKVAAETLLLTEEVYRCEEERKKLRAEADFFLQEKLRSEEEGRKAAAKATLLLEHKNFYVEQQKTEMVRRRMLLLELKKVKQDFNLLR; from the exons ATGGAGTACAGGCGTTGTATTCTGCCATGGCCCTACCTCCGTCCGTACTTCGAATGTATCACGGAGAGTGAGAATAACCTTCATGTCCAGTGTAAACTCTGTTTGCCGAAGGAGAAGTATTTGTCTGTGGGGAAGAGCTCCAATTCGAACTTGAGGAAACACGTGAGG TCCATACACCCCAACCGTATATTTGAAATGGACGGACACTTCTCACCTATTCGCCGAAGACGACCATACTCAGACGTCTTGTTTCGAACGAACAAAGTTTTCCg CATGTATGCAGAAGATCAAGGCGAATACATAGAACTGGCAACGGGAGACACTCCCATCCCTTCAATGCCAGACACTCCACCAGAAGACACGGCGTTGTGCGTTCGTCTCAGCGAGGTCCGATCCCTCGCTGCTCCGCCCACACCGCAGGCGTCGACCCAGACCAAGAAAGAAGACTTCGACAGAGCCATGCAAATGAAGTCCTGCCAAACGACACCTATTTCACCACCTGCCACAAGGACAGTCCTAGCAAGTCCTGGAAGGACAGTCGTGGCATCTACGCCGTCAAGCTATTCCGAACGATTCAGCGAAGATCCCCCAACCGTTCCCGAGTCCCGTGACCACGCGAACCGAAGTGCAGAAATGCCGCAGCTTATTCGAGCGGAACATCAAGCTGATGTCCCAGCACATCCTTCGACCCAACCAGGGGAACCTTACAATAGATCCCGCAAGCGTTTAGCGACCCCGTCAACGACATCGTCGCTCGCAGAGCGCAAGGCTACGGCCGATTTAGAGATCCTGATTGCGCAGCGGAGAAAAGTTGAGTCCGAGTTGAAGAAGCTAGAACTTGACAGACGTAAGGTTGCGGCTGAAACGTTACTGCTCACTGAAGAGGTATACAGGTGcgaagaagaaaggaagaaactCAGGGCTGAGGCCGACTTCTTCCTCCAGGAGAAGCTGAGGTCTGAAGAGGAAGGCAGGAAAGCAGCAGCGAAGGCCACTCTACTTTTGGAACACAAGAATTTTTATGTGGAACAGCAGAAGACTGAGATGGTACGACgaagaatgcttctgctggaaCTCAAGAAGGTGAAGCAAGACTTCAATCTTCTTCGGTGA